One window of Lacerta agilis isolate rLacAgi1 chromosome 14, rLacAgi1.pri, whole genome shotgun sequence genomic DNA carries:
- the LOC117059045 gene encoding brain-derived neurotrophic factor-like yields MLVTAVTAWLCVVSHAIPLPNAADVFGIDAPQVRDEEFLSPHFALSRSKPTTQPLPDAAEVTLAVCDSTSAWVADKQTAVDIRGRNVTVLSELQTPHGRLKQYFFETKCTPRRGTAGRCRGVDRNYWISECQTTQTYVRAFTMDSKKAVAWRFVRIDAGCACKIRPQQQDAVEYGGQETS; encoded by the coding sequence ATGCTGGTTACTGCGGTCACTGCGTGGCTTTGCGTCGTCTCTCATGCCATCCCGCTACCCAATGCCGCTGATGTCTTCGGCATTGACGCTCCTCAAGTCAGGGATGAGGAGTTCCTGTCTCCCCATTTCGCGCTTTCTAGAAGCAAGCCGACCACCCAACCCTTGCCGGATGCTGCCGAGGTGACATTGGCCGTGTGCGACAGCACGAGCGCTTGGGTGGCGGACAAACAAACAGCTGTGGACATCCGTGGCAGGAACGTGACGGTGCTCTCTGAGCTGCAGACGCCTCACGGCCGGCTGAAGCAGTACTTCTTCGAGACCAAGTGCACACCCAGAAGGGGAACTGCGGGCCGTTGCCGCGGGGTGGATCGAAACTACTGGATCTCTGAGTGCCAGACGACCCAGACCTATGTGAGGGCCTTCACTATGGATTCCAAGAAGGCTGTTGCCTGGCGCTTTGTCAGGATAGACGCAGGGTGTGCCTGCAAAATACGACCGCAGCAGCAAGACGCAGTGGAATATGGCGGGCAGGAGACATCATAA